A single region of the Diadema setosum chromosome 14, eeDiaSeto1, whole genome shotgun sequence genome encodes:
- the LOC140237600 gene encoding meiosis-specific nuclear structural protein 1-like yields the protein MTTVRRQNLTHASQERMMVQARHKEDVREDHLKRLAKEKVLEANMASEERVENKRFIRRLQQEEQEKVMAESITKAQQERIQKEQQMEQEERMANQLQQLKLATLRDEKVRQQIRENSLELRELEAQLRAAYMSRERAAQIAEKEASKYEKTARDAEIARRMKEESARAEMEEQRKLKERYQESVRYQQELEKQLEEQERRKLEDYEEFLKEKLMIDEIVRKIHEEDERERQIYLEKQQATKRYIKEDSQARQKWKDLERQKMEEENMRILQFATMQQQREEERMENRRVQEEAKAKVQENLSEEIARKRAMEEEMERVRQELYLEEQEETQRQREMAEIERQIRQRLELQKTYSEQLRLKEMRRQAELAEEEEFKRQMLAKFEEDDRIEQMNAQRRRMKQLEHKRKVEELLQARRAQFAADKERERAEREEAENLERLRMQIIEEERQRLLKEHASKLLGYLPKGVIRDEHDLELFDDDFKRRYSARQRDVFADDGWE from the exons ATG ACAACTGTACGAAGACAGAACTTGACGCATGCCAGCCAGGAGCGCATGATGGTGCAGGCACGGCACAAGGAGGATGTTCGGGAAGACCACCTCAAGCGGCTGGCCAAGGAGAAGGTTCTGGAGGCTAACATGGCCAGTGAGGAGCGGGTGGAGAACAAGCGCTTCATTCGCCGCCTCCAGCAAGAGGAGCAGGAGAAGGTCATGGCTGAGTCCATCACCAAG GCTCAGCAGGAGAGAATCCAGAAGGAGCAGCAGATGGAGCAGGAGGAGCGCATGGCCAATCAACTGCAGCAGCTCAAGCTGGCCACGCTGAGGGACGAGAAAGTCAGACAGCAGATCCGCGAGAACAGCTTGGAGCTGCGCGAGCTGGAGGCCCAACTGCGCGCGGCCTACATGAGCAGGGAGCGGGCGGCACAGATCGCAGAGAAAGAGGCCAGCAAGTACGAGAAAACG GCCCGTGATGCAGAGATTGCACGCCGCATGAAGGAGGAGTCGGCCCGGGCCGAGATGGAGGAGCAGCGCAAGCTGAAGGAGCGCTACCAGGAGAGCGTGCGATACCAGCAGGAGCTTGAGAAGCAGCTGGAAGAACAGGAGAGGCGTAAGCTGGAGGATTACGAAGAATTCCTCAAGGAGAAGCTCATGATCGACGAGATTGTGCGTAAGATCCACGAGGAAGATGAGAG AGAGAGGCAGATTTACCTGGAGAAGCAGCAGGCCACCAAACGCTACATCAAGGAGGACTCCCAGGCCCGCCAGAAGTGGAAGGACTTGGAGCGACAGAAGATGGAGGAGGAGAACATGAGAATCTTGCAGTTTGCCACCATGCAGCAACAGCGGGAGGAGGAACGCATGGAAAACAGACGAGTCCAGGAGGAGGCCAAGGCCAAAGTCCAGGAGAAC CTGAGCGAGGAGATTGCCAGGAAGCGTGCCATGGAGGAGGAAATGGAGCGTGTGAGACAGGAGCTGTACCTGGAGGAGCAGGAAGAGACCCAGCGCCAGCGGGAGATGGCAGAGATCGAGCGCCAGATCCGCCAGCGCCTGGAGCTCCAGAAGACCTACTCAGAGCAGCTGAGGCTGAAGGAGATGAGGAGGCAGGCTGAATTGGCAGAGGAGGAGGAGTTCAAGAGACAG atgCTGGCCAAATTCGAAGAGGATGACCGCATCGAGCAGATGAATGCCCAGCGCCGTCGCATGAAGCAGCTGGAGCACAAGCGCAAAGTGGAGGAGCTCCTCCAGGCCCGCCGGGCCCAGTTTGCAGCAGACAAGGAGCGTGAGAGGGCAGAGAGGGAGGAGGCGGAGAACCTGGAGCGGCTCCGCATGCAGATCATTGAGGAGGAGAGGCAGAGGCTGCTGAAGGAACATGCCTCCAAACTCCTGGGATACCTACCCAAG GGTGTGATCAGAGACGAGCACGACCTTGAGCTCTTCGATGACGACTTCAAGAGGAGATACAGCGCCAGGCAACGAGATGTGTTTGCCGATGATGGCTGGGAATAG